From one Musa acuminata AAA Group cultivar baxijiao chromosome BXJ2-6, Cavendish_Baxijiao_AAA, whole genome shotgun sequence genomic stretch:
- the LOC135615920 gene encoding uncharacterized protein LOC135615920 isoform X1, with protein MASGDFRLLRPLVHLLVPLFIHWIAEEMTVSVLVDVTTRALCPGQSSCAKAIYINGLQQTVVGIFKMVVLPILGQLADEYGRKPLLLITISTSIVPFAILAWDVSRAAVYIYFVLRTISYIISQGSILCISVAYAADVIEVSKRSTTFGWITGLFSVSHVLGNILARFLPEGWIFEVSIFLLVCATLYMKIFLIETVKVAPRQSENRSCSFIVLEVLQDRWNSMKDTIFVFSSSTTLKRISFISFYYELGMSGISSILLYYLKSAFGFNKNQFSEILLMVSFGSIFSQILVLPHINSLMGEKGVLCIALIASIAYGVLYGLAWAPWVPYLSASFGVIYVLVKPSTCAIISKAVISSDQGKAQGLIAAVQSVASLLSPVVMSPLTSLFISSDAPFDCKGFSILVASISLIISLGHASLLHSENSNKLPEHEPRQYGDETVEAPLLTQP; from the exons ATGGCGTCCGGTGATTTCAGGCTTTTGAGGCCGTTGGTTCACTTGCTGGTTCCGTTGTTTATCCATTGGATCGCGGAGGAGATGACGGTTTCGGTGCTGGTGGATGTTACGACTCGAGCCCTCTGTCCCGGCCAAAGCTCCTGTGCCAAGGCCATCTACATCAACGGCCTCCAACAGACG GTTGTTGGAATATTTAAAATGGTGGTGCTTCCCATCTTAGGTCAGCTAGCAGATGAATATGGGCGTAAACCACTGCTTCTCATTACTATCTCCACATCTATAGTCCCATTTG CcatacttgcttgggatgtttctaGAGCAGCTGTCTATATATACTTTGTACTTCGCACAATATCATATATTATAAGTCAAGGAAGCATATTATGCATTTCAGTTGCTTATGCG GCTGATGTAATTGAGGTCAGCAAGAGATCTACCACATTTGGATGGATTACTGGACTTTTTTCTGTTTCTCATGTACTGGGAAACATCTTGGCTCGCTTTCTACCTGAAGGATGGATATTTGAG GTGTCCATATTTTTGTTGGTTTGTGCCACGCTATACATGAAAATTTTTCTGATCGAGACGGTCAAGGTAGCTCCAAGACAAAGTGAAAACAGATCATGTTCATTCATTGTGCTCGAGGTCTTGCAGGACCGTTGGAACTCTATGAAAGATACTATTTTTGTTTTCAGTAGTAG TACCACTCTTAAGCGAATTTCATTCATTTCCTTCTACTACGAATTGGGGATGTCTGGCATCAGCAGTATCTTGCTG TACTATCTTAAGTCAGCCTTTGGCTTCAACAAAAACCAGTTCTCAGAAATTCTACTGATGGTCAGCTTTGGGTCTATATTTTCTCAG ATCTTGGTTCTTCCACATATTAATTCTCTTATGGGAGAAAAGGGTGTTCTTTGTATCGCTTTGATTGCTTCAATTGCTTAT GGTGTGCTTTATGGCTTGGCATGGGCACCTTGG GTTCCGTATCTCAGTGCATCATTTGGAGTCATCTATGTCCTTGTTAAACCATCT ACTTGTGCTATCATTTCGAAGGCAGTTATTTCAAGTGATCAG GGAAAGGCACAAGGACTTATTGCAGCTGTGCAATCTGTTGCAAGCTTGTTATCACCTGTTGTAATGAGTCCACTAACAT CTCTCTTCATTTCAAGCGATGCTCCTTTTGATTGCAAAGGTTTTAGCATTTTGGTTGCCTCGATTTCTTTG ATTATCTCATTGGGCCATGCTTCTCTGCTCCACTCAGAAAATTCGAATAAACTGCCTGAGCATGAGCCTAGGCAGTATGGGGATGAAACTGTAGAAGCACCTCTACTGACACAGCCTTAA
- the LOC135615920 gene encoding uncharacterized protein LOC135615920 isoform X2: MASGDFRLLRPLVHLLVPLFIHWIAEEMTVSVLVDVTTRALCPGQSSCAKAIYINGLQQTADVIEVSKRSTTFGWITGLFSVSHVLGNILARFLPEGWIFEVSIFLLVCATLYMKIFLIETVKVAPRQSENRSCSFIVLEVLQDRWNSMKDTIFVFSSSTTLKRISFISFYYELGMSGISSILLYYLKSAFGFNKNQFSEILLMVSFGSIFSQILVLPHINSLMGEKGVLCIALIASIAYGVLYGLAWAPWVPYLSASFGVIYVLVKPSTCAIISKAVISSDQGKAQGLIAAVQSVASLLSPVVMSPLTSLFISSDAPFDCKGFSILVASISLIISLGHASLLHSENSNKLPEHEPRQYGDETVEAPLLTQP; the protein is encoded by the exons ATGGCGTCCGGTGATTTCAGGCTTTTGAGGCCGTTGGTTCACTTGCTGGTTCCGTTGTTTATCCATTGGATCGCGGAGGAGATGACGGTTTCGGTGCTGGTGGATGTTACGACTCGAGCCCTCTGTCCCGGCCAAAGCTCCTGTGCCAAGGCCATCTACATCAACGGCCTCCAACAGACG GCTGATGTAATTGAGGTCAGCAAGAGATCTACCACATTTGGATGGATTACTGGACTTTTTTCTGTTTCTCATGTACTGGGAAACATCTTGGCTCGCTTTCTACCTGAAGGATGGATATTTGAG GTGTCCATATTTTTGTTGGTTTGTGCCACGCTATACATGAAAATTTTTCTGATCGAGACGGTCAAGGTAGCTCCAAGACAAAGTGAAAACAGATCATGTTCATTCATTGTGCTCGAGGTCTTGCAGGACCGTTGGAACTCTATGAAAGATACTATTTTTGTTTTCAGTAGTAG TACCACTCTTAAGCGAATTTCATTCATTTCCTTCTACTACGAATTGGGGATGTCTGGCATCAGCAGTATCTTGCTG TACTATCTTAAGTCAGCCTTTGGCTTCAACAAAAACCAGTTCTCAGAAATTCTACTGATGGTCAGCTTTGGGTCTATATTTTCTCAG ATCTTGGTTCTTCCACATATTAATTCTCTTATGGGAGAAAAGGGTGTTCTTTGTATCGCTTTGATTGCTTCAATTGCTTAT GGTGTGCTTTATGGCTTGGCATGGGCACCTTGG GTTCCGTATCTCAGTGCATCATTTGGAGTCATCTATGTCCTTGTTAAACCATCT ACTTGTGCTATCATTTCGAAGGCAGTTATTTCAAGTGATCAG GGAAAGGCACAAGGACTTATTGCAGCTGTGCAATCTGTTGCAAGCTTGTTATCACCTGTTGTAATGAGTCCACTAACAT CTCTCTTCATTTCAAGCGATGCTCCTTTTGATTGCAAAGGTTTTAGCATTTTGGTTGCCTCGATTTCTTTG ATTATCTCATTGGGCCATGCTTCTCTGCTCCACTCAGAAAATTCGAATAAACTGCCTGAGCATGAGCCTAGGCAGTATGGGGATGAAACTGTAGAAGCACCTCTACTGACACAGCCTTAA
- the LOC135615921 gene encoding tyrosine-protein phosphatase RLPH2-like yields the protein MAEMGEPTAADRAVLCIGDIHGYISKLRSLWSNLEAVVGFDSFATALVIFLGDYCDRGPHTREVIDFLIALPSQYPRQRHVFLCGNHDLAFAAFVGALPPPPDGLPFSATWAEYALNEEREGWFKGEGYEAMHVQGRRWGGDIGGRFNPKKGMAYKGSIYDAEPTFESYGVPHGSADLAKAVPDTHKKFLCDLVWVHEEDNVLIDSPEGRTSCKLIAVHAGLEKSKGVEEQLKLLKARNTILPKVEQLSGRHDVWEMPKELSDKSTLVVSGHHGKIHMEGLRYIIDECGGLEQLPIAAVVFPSKMIVRDIDQIVAEC from the exons ATGGCTGAGATGGGCGAACCCACCGCAGCCGACCGGGCGGTGCTCTGCATCGGGGACATCCACGGCTACATCTCCAAGCTGCGTTCCCTCTGGTCCAACCTCGAGGCCGTCGTCGGCTTCGATTCCTTCGCCACTGCCCTCGTCATCTTCCTCGGCGATTACTGTGACCGCGGCCCCCACACCCGCGAGGTCATCGACTTCCTCATCGCCCTCCCCTCCCAATACCCGCGGCAACGCCACGTCTTCCTCTGCGGCAACCACGACCTCGCCTTCGCCGCCTTCGTCGGTGCCCTCCCGCCGCCACCCGACGGCTTGCCCTTCTCAGCCACCTGGGCGGAGTACGCGCTGAACGAGGAGCGGGAAGGCTGGTTCAAGGGAGAAGGCTACGAGGCCATGCACGTGCAAGGAAGGCGATGGGGCGGTGACATAGGCGGCCGGTTTAACCCCAAGAAGGGAATGGCCTATAAGGGTTCCATCTATGATGCTGAGCCAACCTTCGAGTCCTATGGCGTTCCCCATGGCTCTGCGG ATTTGGCCAAAGCAGTCCCTGATACCCACAAGAAGTTTCTTTGTGACTTGGTTTGGGTTCATGAGGAG GATAATGTACTGATTGACAGTCCTGAAGGAAGGACTTCCTGCAAATTGATTGCCGTTCATGCTGGATTAGAGAAATCAAAGGGCGTGGAGGAACAGCTAAAACTTTTGAAAGCTAGGAACACAATTTTACCAAAGGTGGAACAACTTAGCGGGCGGCATGATGTGTGGGAAATGCCAAAG GAGCTTTCTGATAAGTCAACTCTAGTGGTCAGCGGTCATCACGGAAAAATCCACATGGAAGGCCTCCGATACATCATTGATGAATGTGGTGGGTTGGAGCAGTTGCCAATTGCTGCAGTAGTGTTTCCTTCAAAGATGATTGTCCGAGATATCGACCAAATTGTGGCCGAATGTTGA
- the LOC103990045 gene encoding PAN domain-containing protein At5g03700 translates to MAANKQLHALVFLLSYLVTRPAWFGNGASSAAQEIRKGFSVTHDSSYSEFQSLLADPTGVFSLGFLRVDSSQLDLAVIHLPSSSVLWRANPARPLLWPASASLSFDGSLVLSDSRTGVLWSTATADGDRLVLLNSSNLQIQKMAGAAATVLWQSFDFPSDTLVQDQNFTSTAALFSKDQRFSMRLGASYFALYMDLDGGSTPVMYWKHSALDVKVLIVPDEGPIYARVDAHGFLGMYQKEAAPVDVFPFDSFNREISGLRRLTLESDGNLRAYYWNGSIWVRDLETIAHRCELPAVCGAYGLCNSADSRCSCLDNSTEEGCLPPGSGHFCGDGGSEFRILRRNGVDLANQELVAYRKVASLEECEGSCEQNCSCWGAIYHNASGFCYRLDYPIQTLVEGDMRREGYFKVRVRTSGGGGGAGRTARVALLVAGSVVFAGAALFGAYSLWSRRRQMRAGMDGSMVEGLAPGSYKDLNSASFRSLELSNSFSLRK, encoded by the coding sequence ATGGCAGCAAACAAGCAGCTTCACGCTTTAGTCTTCCTCCTGTCTTACCTGGTCACAAGACCAGCTTGGTTCGGAAACGGGGCTTCCTCCGCAGCACAGGAGATCCGCAAAGGCTTCTCTGTCACCCACGACTCGTCCTACTCCGAATTCCAATCCCTGCTTGCCGATCCCACCGGCGTCTTCTCCCTCGGCTTCCTCCGGGTCGACTCATCCCAGCTCGATCTCGCCGTCATCCACCTGCCCTCCTCCTCCGTCCTCTGGCGCGCCAACCCGGCTCGTCCTCTCCTCTGGCCTGCTTCGGCTTCGCTCTCCTTCGATGGCAGCCTGGTCCTTTCCGACTCGCGAACAGGGGTGCTTTGGTCCACCGCGACGGCCGACGGCGACCGCCTTGTTCTCCTCAACTCCTCCAATCTTCAGATCCAGAAGATGGCGGGGGCCGCCGCCACGGTGCTCTGGCAAAGCTTTGACTTTCCGTCGGATACACTCGTCCAAGATCAGAACTTTACCTCCACGGCCGCTCTCTTCTCCAAAGACCAGCGCTTTTCGATGAGGTTGGGTGCGAGCTACTTCGCCCTTTACATGGACTTGGACGGAGGTTCGACGCCCGTGATGTACTGGAAGCACTCCGCTTTGGACGTCAAGGTCCTGATCGTCCCAGACGAAGGGCCGATCTATGCCCGGGTTGACGCGCACGGGTTTCTGGGGATGTACCAGAAAGAGGCGGCCCCCGTCGACGTGTTTCCCTTCGACAGCTTCAACCGGGAAATCTCCGGGCTTCGCCGCCTGACGCTGGAGTCCGATGGTAACCTCCGAGCGTACTATTGGAACGGTTCGATCTGGGTCCGCGACCTCGAAACCATCGCCCACCGCTGTGAGCTCCCCGCCGTCTGCGGAGCCTACGGGCTCTGCAACTCGGCCGATTCCCGATGCAGCTGCCTCGACAACAGCACGGAGGAGGGGTGCCTCCCGCCGGGCTCCGGCCATTTCTGCGGGGATGGAGGCTCTGAGTTCCGAATCCTGAGGCGGAACGGCGTCGACTTGGCCAATCAGGAGCTGGTGGCGTACCGAAAGGTGGCATCTTTGGAGGAGTGCGAGGGTTCCTGCGAGCAGAACTGCAGTTGCTGGGGGGCCATCTACCACAACGCGTCGGGCTTCTGCTATCGGTTGGATTACCCGATACAGACGCTGGTGGAGGGGGACATGAGGAGGGAGGGTTACTTCAAGGTGAGGGTGAGGAcgagcggcggcggaggcggtgcGGGGAGGACAGCGAGGGTGGCGTTGTTAGTAGCGGGCAGCGTGGTCTTCGCCGGGGCGGCGTTGTTCGGGGCCTACAGTTTGTGGAGTCGGCGGAGGCAGATGAGGGCAGGCATGGACGGTTCGATGGTAGAGGGGCTGGCGCCGGGGTCCTACAAGGATCTCAACTCCGCCTCTTTTCGTTCCCTCGAGCTTTCCAACTCCTTCTCCTTGAGAAAATGA
- the LOC135615922 gene encoding nuclear transcription factor Y subunit B-3-like, with protein MADSDNESGGQINSKAGSSAAAREQERLLPIANVSRIMKKALPANAKISKDAKETVQECVSEFISFVTGEASDKCQREKRKTINGDDLLWAMTTLGFEDYVEPLKVYLQRFREMEGEKAGGAASSQSQHKDGSGGGSGGNGGGGSIYGSGMMIRGQQMYGSGTPSVLQPYQHRG; from the coding sequence ATGGCGGACTCAGACAACGAATCGGGCGGACAGATCAACAGCAAAGCAGGGTCGTCGGCGGCAGCCCGGGAGCAGGAACGCTTGCTGCCGATCGCCAACGTGAGCCGAATCATGAAGAAGGCGCTCCCGGCGAACGCCAAGATCTCCAAGGACGCCAAGGAGACGGTGCAGGAGTGCGTGTCCGAGTTCATCAGCTTCGTCACCGGCGAGGCCTCCGACAAGTGCCAGCGAGAGAAGCGCAAGACCATCAACGGCGACGACCTTCTCTGGGCCATGACCACCCTCGGCTTCGAGGACTACGTCGAGCCCCTCAAGGTCTACCTGCAGAGGTTCCGCGAGATGGAAGGCGAGAAGGCTGGGGGCGCCGCTTCATCTCAGTCGCAGCACAAGGACGGCAGCGGCGGAGGAAGCGGCGGCAATGGGGGCGGTGGCAGCATATACGGCAGCGGAATGATGATAAGGGGCCAGCAGATGTACGGCTCGGGGACACCATCGGTCCTGCAGCCATATCAGCATCGTGGATGA